Proteins from one Carcharodon carcharias isolate sCarCar2 chromosome 19, sCarCar2.pri, whole genome shotgun sequence genomic window:
- the LOC121291328 gene encoding zinc-binding protein A33-like encodes MASRQQEESWTEQAICPICLDFFTDPVSLECEHNFCRSCITQCWEKKGTNSCSECRQEYPERNLRGSQVLANLAEKARELKLNPKEKESKLHCEEHEEELKLFCETDKKLICVNCVASREHREHRFILIEEAVGMYKDRVTSSFDSLTQKKSTVLEMEQQQKQEISQIRKQSNILQTHITSEFTKMHQILTEKEQRLIRDLREEEGKILKTMERNLREIQENLNSIQEKLSKLEKQLEQKDGVIFLKEEVSRKRRISDEGSSLSLADGVLSIDKFNSPLPFPVWREMLDAINPVSVNLDVETASPWLEVSEDLKSLRRTRTQRSPPDTGKRFAEWYCVLGSEGFTSGRHYWEVEVDGNRRWRLGVAAESVERKDRVSLSPETGFWTIERVEDQFYIKSSPKSRLPVGQIPGKVGVYLSFESGTVSFYSADTKSHLHSFTGNKFTEKLYPFFWTQDENQFLRICSGSDSVLGKGRGLEVDTSSLTSQ; translated from the exons ATGGCTTCcagacagcaagaggagagctggactGAGCAGGCAATTTGTCCCATTTGTCTTGATTTCTTCACTGACCCGGTTTCACTGGAGTGTGAACACAACTTCTGCCGCTCCTGTATCACCCAGTGTTGGGAGAAGAAGGGGACAAACTCCTGCTCGGAATGTAGACAGGAGTATCCGGAAAGAAACCTCAGAGGCAGTCAGGTCTTAGCGAATCTGGCTGAGAAAGCTCGAGAATTAAAGCTGAATCCGAAAGAGAAGGAAAGTAAACTTCACTGtgaggaacatgaggaagaactgaaGCTGTTTTGTGAAACTGACAAGAAATTGATCTGTGTGAATTGTGTGGCTTCGCGGGAACACAGAGAGCACCGCTTCATCCTGATTGAAGAAGCTGTTGGAATGTACAAG GATCGGGTGACATCTTCCTTCGATTCTCTCACACAGAAGAAATCGACGGTTCTAGaaatggagcagcagcagaaacaggagattTCCCAAATTAGA AAACAGTCGAACATTCTGCAGACCCACATCACATCCGAGTTCACTAAAATGCACCAGATTCTCACTGAGAAGGAACAGCGTTTAATCCGAGATCTCAGGGAAGAAGAGGGAAAAATTCTAAAAACAATGGAGAGAAATCTTCGTGAAATTCaggagaatttaaattctattCAGGAGAAACTCTCAAAGTTGGAAAAACAGTTGGAACAAAAAGATGGAGTGATATTTCTGAAG GAGGAAGTATCTCGGAAGAGGAG gattagCGATGAGGGTAGTTCGCTGTCACTAGCAGATGGTGTCCTGTCCATCGACAAATTCAACAGCCCTTTACCGTTTCCAGTGTGGAGAGAAATGTTGGATGCCATTAACCCTG TCTCTGTGAACCTGGATGTGGAAACAGCGAGTCCCTGGCTCGAGGTGTCTGAGGATCTGAAGAGTTTGAGACGGACCCGGACCCAGAGGAGTCCCCCTGACACCGGGAAGAGGTTTGCAGAATGGTACTGTGTCCTGGGATCAGAGGGATTCACATCGGGGAGACATTactgggaggtggaggtggatgggAATCGGCGCTGGAGACTGGGAGTAGCCGCAGagtctgtggagaggaaggacAGGGTCAGTCTGAGCCCGGAGACTGGATTCTGGACCATTGAGCGGGTTGAGGATCAGTTTTATATAAAATCCTCTCCCAAATCCCGTCTCCCTGTCGGTCAGATCCCCGGGAAGGTGGGAGTTTATCTCAGTTTTGAGTCTGGGACAGTTTCATTTTACAGCGCGGACACCAAGTCCCATCTCCACAGCTTCACTGGGAATAAATTCACTGAGAAACTTTATCCTTTCTTCTGGACTCAGGACGAAAACCAGTTTCTGAGAATCTGCTCCGGTTCTGATTCGGTTCTGGGAAAGGGGCGGGGCCTCGAGGTGGACACATCATCCCTGACATCACAATGA